One stretch of Astatotilapia calliptera chromosome 3, fAstCal1.2, whole genome shotgun sequence DNA includes these proteins:
- the kdm6ba gene encoding lysine-specific demethylase 6B has translation MHHPIEQFGGRGTRDSFPLDELNRGPWPPVGGRAWQPPARCSPTMNQHQLLPHLPPGPMGGLNHHSKYFSNGPMRGSEKLDLPQPMLPPLQREQQRPPHHLHPPPHHRAWEISQLYDSHLPPRGHPVMPLPNDLSLRLHNGGYAGSGGPPPNPHFPSRGPNQMLKFGGPQEQNVPRGPPLLGDDMWAQVHQQRPYPGKMQGGQLKRPGPPLGEHSVIQHTPSPSLHTPSQPAAEECPSPSKRKKSSDQVSHPGLQRFSGAGQSLPQQQSSAQHHPPKPAFWNPIHKDSSVPWQPQTSERKNPQSQFQENNKQGMGSYNQKSSPASLAPSNLSPLPNSPPGSYNQGCAPKLQKDKLQPQAVNHRSPHSSYPSPGSKPERAPPCQAKETRGSQMQRGPFIGGQGGSQATSHTASTPTRGDRDHHRHAQSSPANISATGSNNSSSSVPYSHFQPHPGLVHQGPPPPPPQASSTSVPQQQQSGPHEAWRYQSTPSNHSLESGSYRPPGLLPQCQQSHNQVVDSRHPGSSRHQHHVSPPLPPTRTPVITTNPPMSQTPYSVSRHSNSSGSNRVAMAASSAVATSPPAGCSVNNDSTSNRWQGGREPAPQTPTSAVTNSKSHRDALQQPGNHRGPAPTANQSHQHGATKSQHMKGKMAYYAQAQLEKPPFSSSSSLFSSGQNRAGDSVITSTVSSPLSNSPTYCPVSHSTVSSAPQPSSPALPSKQMFSHPRTPTSVPQSIEEALDKLDAELEGHMQAEERRKLEREEQERKRREEEREKREWEMRQKQEEERKRLELEKKEEERKRELEKKKREWEKQEEERKRREWEKERKRREWEKQEEERKRREWEKQQEEEKRRREAERHEQERKKRQLEWEEEEKKKQKELVRKEEEKKRMERNRDDKLCSAKGKEQAAIENLERLLCENTSTVPPPPPLSSVTASPSGPSPPSAQASPPYPWLSRGGVLPCQSGQTPAVAAIAAHVERLRPPPLTPQTDYAREKQRQREMWSTNGGMTFSPSSTNNTSGMNQPVYPNKPPAMQTAPSQSKDPARERDSSQHSLPTVALREPPKLYHAFSRENLPPLSSTSTGGILNKQLTRGGLEIADSDSAQFEEESSESTLLPDGLANIMAMLDESIKKEEEMYNSEKNGPTGLIGTFSPSAEPNKNYLCAPDLVPATKHQPSHEDRSNASPPVLSRQGSLASPCSRTSSLNEDDEDYLKPSPNNPKQPVHMPVGIGNTNYRHSDLAKLYGLPEQIKSDADEDEDEEDSEAPSCSPPPQRPHLHQTGVNSMFKSLATVLESQKYAYRGGPFGRPPPSALVGVKYSSSLSLGPDICCQQQSSSPTSDSTNPPFSPALPPMKSSPRSLLEDKKLKLEDSDVWTDEGDSEESFTFIKKKSIPTIKPIRVMKEEQELTTISESSLAELGKSCEVMLSRQSLHYKSSYKKHDSQGQMGNRHKPEKVREHREKGRSRDRQRDKEKKRKHGHSSSRKHEDRKEKKKHRDKKDSSSSTHSSSSHKRHKDGKSHKEKDRRILSDLNLQRREGSEKTFGLYETEKRKCKEASSTSSTSEGERREWTGERSSEHKKGESGSSLGSTDLMKLKALSDGPPKELKIRLIKVESGDRETFIASEVEEKRIPLKDISIKNTASEIIRSCKAARLKGKFKESYLLPAFSVKPIISKEEPIPREKLNPPTPSIYLESKRDAFSPVLLQFCTDAKNPVTVIRGLAGSLRLNLGLFSTKSLVEANADQMVEVRTQVQQPADENWDPSGTGQTWPCESSRSHTTIAKYAQYQASSFQESLQEEKGSDEEEDEDDEKKPPSSSETPNKDSSKETCNGEQKPVGKIIKFGTNIDLSDPKRWKPQLQELQKLPAFMRVSSSGNMLTHVGHTILGMNSVQLYMKVPGSRTPGHQENNNFCSVNINIGPGDCEWFCVHENYWQAISDFCEKHGVDYLTGSWWPVLEDLYNANIPVYRFIQRPGDLVWINAGTVHWVQAVGWCNNIAWNVGPLNGYQYQLALERFEWNEVKKVKSIVPMIHVSWNVARTLKISDPDTYKMIKHCLMQSMKHIQILRDQLVAEGKKISYQSRVKDEPAYYCNECDVEVFNLLFVTSENNSRKSYVVHCEDCARHRNPSLTNVVVLEQYRIEELMNVYDSFTLASSSR, from the exons ATGCATCACCCAATAGAGCAGTTTGGCGGGCGAGGCACACGGGATTCCTTCCCTCTGGACGAACTCAACCGGGGGCCATGGCCTCCCGTGGGCGGCCGCGCCTGGCAGCCACCTGCCAG GTGTTCACCTACGATGAACCAACACCAGCTACTTCCCCATCTACCTCCTGGACCTATGGGTGGATTAAACCATCACAGCAAATATTTCAGTAATGG GCCGATGCGAGGAAGCGAGAAGCTCGATCTCCCACAGCCAATGTTACCACCTCTGCAGAGGGAGCAGCAGAGACCTCCCCACCATCTTCATCCTCCACCTCATCACAGAGCGTGGGAAATTAGCCAGCTATATGATTCCCACCTTCCTCCTCGAGGACATCCGGTCATGCCCCTGCCCAATGACCTCTCGCTCCGTCTCCATAATGGAGGCTACGCGGGCAGCGGCGGACCTCCACCTAACCCCCATTTCCCCTCCAGGGGGCCAAACCAAATGCTGAAA TTTGGGGGTCCTCAGGAGCAGAATGTTCCCCGGGGTCCACCTTTGCTGGGAGATGACATGTGGGCTCAGGTGCACCAG CAGAGGCCATACCCAGGAAAGATGCAAGGAGGTCAGCTGAAGCGACCAGGCCCTCCACTGGGTGAACACTCTGTTATCCAACACACGCCTTCACCATCGCTGCATACGCCCTCACAGCCTGCAGCAGAGGAGTGTCCCAGCCccagcaaaaggaaaaagagtTCAGATCAG GTATCTCACCCTGGGCTGCAACGTTTCTCTGGTGCTGGCCAATCTTTGCCACAGCAGCAGTCGTCTGCTCAGCACCACCCTCCAAAGCCCGCCTTCTGGAACCCCATTCACAAGGACAGCAGTGTTCCCTGGCAGCCACAAACCTCAGAGCGCAAGAACCCACAATCACAGTTCCAG gaaaacaacaaacaaggtATGGGCAGCTACAACCAGAAGTCCTCTCCTGCATCTTTGGCCCCTTCCAACCTCTCTCCTTTACCCAACTCCCCTCCAGGAAGCTACAACCAGGGATGTGCTCCTAAGCTTCAGAAAGACAAGTTACAACCTCAGGCTGTAAACCATCGGTCCCCTCACTCCTCCTACCCTAGTCCCGGCTCCAAACCGGAGAGAGCTCCACCATGCCAAGCTAAAGAGACTCGTGGTTCTCAGATGCAGAGAGGCCCTTTTATTGGGGGCCAAGGTGGCAGCCAAGCTACCTCTCACACAGCATCAACTCCAACCAGGGGAGACAGAGATCATCACCGACATGCCCAGTCGTCACCAGCAAACATTTCTGCGACtggcagcaacaacagcagcagcagtgtgccTTACAGCCACTTCCAGCCTCATCCAGGGCTGGTCCACCAgggtcctcctcctccaccgccTCAAGCCAGCAGCACCTCAGTACCTCAGCAACAGCAAAGCGGTCCACATGAGGCCTGGAGATATCAGAGCACGCCCAGCAATCACTCCCTG GAGTCGGGCAGCTACAGGCCTCCAGGGCTGCTACCTCAGTGCCAGCAGAGCCACAATCAGGTCGTGGATAGTCGGCATCCAGGTTCCTCCCGGCATCAACATCACGTCAGCCCTCCCCTGCCACCTACTCGAACACCTGTCATCACAACCAACCCTCCTATGTCCCAGACCCCCTACTCTGTCAGCCGCCATAGCAACAGCAGCGGCTCTAATAGAGTTGCTATGGCTGCTTCCTCTGCAGTGGCCAcatctccccctgctggctgcTCTGTGAACAATGACAGTACTAGTAACCGCTGGCAAGGAGGAAGGGAGCCAGCCCCACAAACCCCTACCAGTGCCGTCACTAACTCCAAATCTCACAGGGATGCTCTGCAGCAGCCAGGCAATCATCGAGGCCCAGCTCCCACCGCAAACCAGTCTCACCAACACGGAGCTACCAAGTCCCAGCATATGAAGGGGAAGATGGCGTACTATGCTCAGGCTCAACTGGAAAAACCTCCattttcctcctcatcttctctGTTCTCCTCAGGGCAAAACAGGGCAGGGGACAGTGTGATTACAAGCACAGTTTCTAGTCCGCTTTCCAACTCTCCAACTTACTGCCCAGTTTCTCACTCCACCGTCAGCTCTGCGCCTCAACCATCCAGCCCAGCCCTCCCCTCCAAACAGATGTTCTCTCATCCGCGAACTCCAACCTCTGTCCCTCAGTCCATTGAAGAGGCTCTCGACAAACTCGATGCTGAGCTAGAGGGACACATGCAAgctgaggagaggaggaagctagagagagaggagcaagaaagaaaaagaagagaagaagagagagaaaagagggaatgggaaatgagacaaaaacaggaagaggagaggaagaggctAGAGCTGgaaaagaaggaagaggagaggaaaagagagctggagaa gaagaagagagagtgggagaagcaagaagaggagaggaaaaggagAGAATGGGAGAAGGAAAGGAAGAGGAGAGAGTGGGAGAAGCAAGAAGAGGAAAGGAAAAGGAGAGAGTGGgagaagcagcaggaggaggagaaaaggaggagggaaGCAGAAAGGCACgagcaggagagaaagaaaagacagctggaatgggaggaggaagaaaagaaaaaacaaaaagagctagtgaggaaagaggaagagaaaaaaaggatggagagaaacagagacGACAAACTGTGCAGCGCAAAAGGAAAAGAGCAGGCTGCTATCGAAAATCTAGAAAGGCTACTCTGTGAAAACACCTCCACGGTGcccccacctcctcccctcTCTTCTGTCACTGCATCTCCTTCAGGTCCATCTCCACCCAGTGCTCAGGCTTCTCCTCCATACCCCTGGCTAAGCCGTGGTGGTGTGCTCCCCTGCCAATCAGGCCAGACACCCGCCGTTGCCGCTATTGCCGCTCATGTCGAAAGGCTGCGGCCTCCTCCTCTTACACCTCAGACAGACTATGCCAGAGAAAAGCAAAGGCAGAGGGAGATGTGGAGTACCAATGGCGGAATGACATTCAGTCCTTCTTCAACAAACAATACCTCAGGGATGAACCAGCCGGTGTACCCCAACAAGCCCCCGGCGATGCAAACTGCACCCAGCCAATCCAAAGACCCAGCCAGGGAGAGAGACAGCAGCCAACACTCTCTCCCCACGGTGGCACTAAGAGAGCCGCCGAAACTGTATCACGCCTTTTCTAGAGAAAACCTCCCACCTctgtcctccacctccaccGGGGGAATCCTCAACAAGCAGCTGACCAGAGGTGGTTTGGAAATCGCTGACTCTGACAGCGCTCAGTTTGAGGAGGAGTCCTCTGAGTCCACGCTGCTTCCCGACGGTCTGGCTAACATTATGGCCATGCTGGACGAATCCATCAAAAAGGAAGAGGAGATGTATAACAGTGAAAAGAATGGGCCCACAGGTCTCATTGGCACCTTTTCTCCCAGTGCTGAGCCCAACAAGAACTATCTTTGCGCCCCAGACTTGGTTCCGGCGACCAAACATCAGCCCAGTCATGAAGACCGATCCAACGCCAGTCCTCCTGTGCTCAGCCGCCAAGGCTCTCTGGCATCACCTTGCAGCCGAACATCTTCTCTCAACGAGGACGACGAGGACTATCTTAAACCTTCTCCAAATAATCCTAAACAGCCCGTGCACATGCCAGTGGGAATAGGGAACACCAATTACCGTCACAGTGACTTGGCTAAACTTTATGGTCTCCCTGAACAGATTAAAAGTGACGCtgatgaggatgaagatgaagaggatTCCGAGGCCCCATCTTGTTCTCCGCCACCCCAAAGACCCCACCTTCATCAGACGGGTGTTAATAGCATGTTCAAGTCTCTAGCAACTGTCCTAGAGAGCCAGAAGTATGCCTACCGTGGCGGGCCTTTTGGGAGACCTCCTCCATCAGCTCTGGTTGGGGTCAAGTATTCCTCTTCGCTGTCACTGGGCCCGGATATCTGCTGCCAGCAGCAAAGCAGTTCTCCCACATCAGACTCAACAAACCCACCATTCAGTCCTGCTCTCCCACCCATGAAGTCCTCTCCTCGTTCTCTACTGGAAGATAAGAAGCTGAAATTAGAGGACTCGGATGTCTGGACAGATGAAGGGGACTCAGAGGAAAGCTTCacctttattaaaaagaaaagcattccTACGATAAAGCCTATCAGGGTGATGAAGGAGGAGCAAGAGTTGACAACCATCTCTGAATCTTCTTTGGCAGAGTTGGGCAAGAGCTGTGAGGTCATGCTTAGCCGACAGTCACTCCATTACAAGAGCTCCTACAAAAAACATGACAGCCAAGGTCAAATGGGGAACAGACACAAACCCGAGAAAGTAagggaacacagagagaaaggcagaagcagagacagacagagggacaaagaaaagaagagaaagcacGGTCATAGCAGCAGCAGAAAGCATGAagatagaaaagaaaagaaaaagcatagaGACAAGAAAGATTCTTCTTCATCCACCCATTCCAGTTCCAGCCACAAGCGGCACAAAGATGGCAAGAGCCATAAAGAGAAAGATCGCAGAATCCTAAGTGATCTCAATCTCCAGAGAAGGGAGGGCTCAGAGAAAACCTTTGGTCtctatgaaactgaaaaaaggaaatgcaagGAAGCATCCAGTACCAGCTCCACAAGCGAAGGCGAGCGTAGAGAATGGACGGGAGAAAGATCTTCTGAGCACAAAAAAGGCGAATCTGGGTCTTCGTTAGGTTCTACGGATTTAATGAAATTGAAGGCGTTGTCAGATGGACCACCAAAAGAGCTCAAGATTCGGCTGATCAAAGTGGAGAGCGGCGACAGGGAGACGTTCATTGCCTCAGAGGTGGAGGAAAAAAGGATTCCGCTGAAGGACATCAGCATCAAGAACACTGCAAGTGAGATTATCCGATCCTGCAA GGCAGCCAGACTCAAAGGGAAGTTTAAAGAATCCTACTTACTGCCAGCCTTCTCTGTGAAACCCATCATAAGCAAAGAGGAACCAATTCCCAGGGAGAAACTCAACCCTCCTACACCCAGCATCTAT TTGGAAAGCAAAAGGGACGCCTTCTCCCCTGTCCTCCTGCAGTTCTGTACTGACGCCAAGAATCCTGTTACTGTCATCCGAGGACTAGCTGGATCTTTGCGACTCA ACCTGGGGCTCTTTTCAACAAAATCCCTGGTGGAAGCCAATGCAGATCAGATGGTGGAGGTGAGGACTCAAGTGCAGCAACCTGCCGACGAGAACTGGGACCCTAGTGGCACGGGCCAGACGTGGCCCTGCGAGAGCAGCCGCTCCCACACCACCATCGCCAAGTACGCCCAGTACCAGGCCTCCAGCTTCCAGGAGTCTCTCCAG GAGGAGAAAGGcagtgatgaagaggaggatgaagacgATGAGAAGAAGCCACCCAGCAGTTCTGAGACTCCCAACAAAGACAGCTCTAAAGAAACTTGCAA TGGTGAGCAGAAACCAGTTGGGAAAATCATTAAATTTGGCACCAACATTGATCTCTCTGATCCCAAGAG GTGGAAGCCTCAGCTTCAGGAGCTGCAGAAGCTTCCAGCATTTATGCGCGTGTCATCCAGCGGAAACATGCTGACCCATGTCGGACACACCATCTTAGGCATGAACAGCGTCCAGCTCTACATGAAGGTCCCAGGGAGCCGAACACCAG GTCACCAGGAGAACAACAACTTTTGTTCAGTGAACATCAATATTGGCCCTGGAGACTGCGAGTGGTTCTGTGTCCATGAGAACTACTGGCAGGCCATCAGTGACTTCTGTGAGAA GCACGGAGTGGACTACCTGACAGGGTCCTGGTGGCCAGTACTGGAGGACCTTTACAACGCCAACATCCCAGTCTACCGCTTCATCCAGCGGCCTGGAGACTTGGTGTGGATAAATGCTGGTACTGTTCACTGGGTTCAGGCTGTGGGCTGGTGCAACAATATTGCCTGGAATGTTGGACCCTTGAATG GCTACCAGTATCAGCTGGCGCTCGAGAGGTTTGAGTGGAACGAAGTGAAGAAGGTGAAGTCCATTGTCCCCATGATTCATGTGTCCTGGAATGTGGCCCGCACTCTGAAGATCAGTGACCCAGACACCTACAAGATGATCAA ACACTGCCTGATGCAGTCCATGAAGCACATCCAGATCCTGCGTGACCAGCTGGTGGCTGAAGGCAAAAAGATTTCCTATCAGAGTCGAGTCAAAGACGAGCCTGCCTACTACTGCAACGAGTGCGAT GTGGAGGTGTTCAATTTGTTGTTTGTGACGAGTGAGAACAACAGCAGGAAGTCGTACGTGGTTCACTGCGAGGACTGCGCACGCCACCGCAACCCGAGCCTGACCAACGTAGTTGTGCTGGAGCAGTACCGCATAGAGGAGCTCATGAACGTATACGATTCCTTCACCCTG GCCTCCTCCTCCCGATGA